In one Microbacterium invictum genomic region, the following are encoded:
- a CDS encoding alpha/beta hydrolase: protein MAGGRGENIRMLRRARTADAPAFDLSYVRTGPRGATPVVIIPGGPGLASVRPYRSVRRIAAGSGLDVVMVEHRGVGLSRTDLAGAPLPPSAMRISEVLDDLAAVLDREHIDRAVVVGSSYGSYLASGFGVRHPDRVERMLLDSPLQSTADIALERQRVRELFWDADDQLSADVRMLVERGEGERPVLDVLRAAYELVGPELAGSLARRRTRHGPSLTWRALEAYAGRGDAIARIPGVYEFDLAGVIAFRELAYGAPPDGLPLDPASTYAPLAPRFPAFAGEPFDLPALTPAFAWPLVILSGARDLRTPPAIAERTARTARDAVLVRLQNGHSALDTHPVALLNAVRRLVRGAQHRLPAEADVLDRLPRRGAGARLPDLLRAMSRAEGLLGR from the coding sequence ATGGCAGGAGGCCGTGGGGAGAACATCCGGATGCTGCGCCGCGCGCGCACCGCGGACGCTCCCGCGTTCGACCTGTCGTACGTGCGCACGGGCCCCCGCGGTGCCACGCCCGTCGTGATCATCCCGGGGGGTCCGGGCCTGGCTTCGGTCCGTCCCTACCGCAGCGTCCGGCGGATCGCCGCCGGCAGCGGCCTCGACGTGGTGATGGTGGAGCACCGCGGCGTCGGCCTCTCGCGCACCGATCTGGCCGGGGCGCCGCTGCCGCCCTCGGCGATGCGCATCTCTGAGGTCCTCGACGACCTCGCCGCGGTGCTCGATCGGGAGCACATCGACCGCGCCGTCGTGGTCGGGTCGTCGTACGGCAGCTATCTGGCATCGGGGTTCGGTGTGCGGCATCCGGACCGGGTCGAGCGGATGCTGCTGGACTCGCCCCTGCAGTCCACGGCCGACATCGCGCTCGAGCGGCAGCGCGTGCGCGAACTGTTCTGGGACGCGGACGATCAGCTCTCGGCCGATGTGCGGATGCTCGTGGAGCGCGGTGAGGGGGAGAGGCCGGTGCTCGATGTCCTGCGCGCCGCGTACGAGCTCGTCGGGCCCGAGCTCGCGGGGTCGCTGGCGCGTCGGCGCACGCGCCATGGGCCGAGCCTCACGTGGCGGGCGCTGGAGGCGTACGCCGGCCGCGGCGACGCCATCGCCCGCATCCCCGGGGTCTACGAGTTCGACCTCGCCGGGGTGATCGCCTTCCGAGAGCTCGCCTACGGCGCGCCGCCCGACGGCCTGCCGCTGGACCCGGCCTCGACCTACGCGCCGCTCGCGCCGCGGTTCCCCGCGTTCGCGGGCGAGCCCTTCGACCTGCCGGCGCTCACGCCCGCGTTCGCGTGGCCGCTGGTCATCCTCAGCGGCGCGCGCGACCTCCGCACCCCGCCCGCGATCGCCGAGCGCACCGCCCGCACGGCTCGGGACGCGGTCCTGGTGCGCCTGCAGAACGGCCACAGTGCGCTGGACACCCACCCCGTGGCGCTCCTGAACGCCGTCCGCCGGCTGGTGCGCGGCGCGCAGCATCGCCTCCCCGCCGAGGCGGACGTGCTCGACCGGCTGCCACGGCGCGGCGCGGGCGCGCGCCTTCCCGACCTGCTCCGTGCCATGTCGCGCGCAGAGGGGCTCCTCGGCCGCTGA
- a CDS encoding carbamoyl-phosphate synthase large subunit: protein MRILVTSSRNTFALDLIRKLGSIGHTVYASDTYGGAVGSHSRFAAGHLVTSSPRFATDAFISEVADFVKAHEIDVIIPTFEEVFYLAARRDDLPEGVRVLTGTFGDLARLHDKASFQRLAEDAGVPIPETVVVTSDEELVETIARFPRYFARAAFSRGGVGLLTNTGPLAGKTPVEECHPTPEQPWLVQPFVDGPMVCSYSIIVDGRVTAHTTYVAAEQWAHSTAIAFLAVDSTDTLAYAQRIVDALDPGFTGQLSFDFVDHGDGLRIIECNPRPTNGIILLDAADVGRALTGDVDEPIVAEPGTEREITLAVVADCFAEPLSHLPTSLHDLLHVKDVGSGWHDSLAMMWSPATIVHGAKIQHGDRKEILAALGDDIVWNGEPVDGMTSADAAALDAVHAGRV, encoded by the coding sequence ATGCGCATCCTCGTCACCAGCTCCCGCAACACGTTCGCGCTGGATCTCATCCGCAAGCTCGGGAGCATCGGTCACACCGTCTACGCGTCCGACACCTACGGCGGCGCCGTCGGCAGCCACTCCCGGTTCGCCGCAGGACACCTGGTGACCTCGTCGCCGCGCTTCGCGACCGACGCCTTCATCTCGGAGGTGGCGGACTTCGTCAAGGCGCACGAGATCGACGTGATCATCCCGACCTTCGAGGAGGTCTTCTACCTCGCCGCGCGCCGTGACGACCTGCCCGAGGGCGTGCGCGTGCTCACCGGGACGTTCGGCGACCTCGCGCGCCTGCATGACAAGGCCAGCTTCCAGCGGCTCGCCGAGGACGCGGGAGTGCCGATCCCTGAGACGGTCGTGGTCACCAGCGACGAGGAGCTGGTGGAGACCATCGCCCGCTTCCCGCGCTACTTCGCCCGCGCGGCGTTCTCGCGCGGCGGCGTCGGACTGCTCACCAACACCGGCCCGCTCGCGGGCAAGACCCCGGTCGAGGAGTGCCACCCCACCCCCGAGCAGCCGTGGCTGGTGCAGCCCTTCGTCGACGGACCGATGGTGTGCTCCTACAGCATCATCGTCGACGGCCGTGTGACGGCCCACACGACGTACGTCGCCGCCGAGCAGTGGGCGCACAGCACCGCGATCGCCTTCCTCGCCGTCGACAGCACCGACACCCTCGCCTACGCTCAGCGCATCGTCGACGCGCTCGACCCCGGCTTCACCGGCCAGCTGTCCTTCGACTTCGTCGACCACGGCGACGGCCTCCGCATCATCGAGTGCAACCCGCGACCGACCAACGGCATCATCCTGCTGGATGCCGCCGACGTCGGCCGGGCACTCACCGGCGACGTCGACGAGCCGATCGTCGCCGAGCCCGGCACCGAGCGCGAGATCACGCTCGCGGTGGTCGCCGACTGCTTCGCCGAACCGCTCTCCCACCTGCCGACGTCGCTGCACGATCTGCTGCACGTGAAGGATGTCGGAAGCGGGTGGCACGACAGCCTCGCCATGATGTGGAGCCCGGCGACCATCGTGCACGGCGCGAAGATCCAGCACGGCGACCGCAAGGAGATCCTCGCCGCGCTCGGCGACGACATCGTCTGGAACGGCGAGCCGGTCGACGGGATGACCTCCGCCGACGCCGCCGCGCTCGACGCGGTGCACGCCGGGCGCGTCTGA
- a CDS encoding circularly permuted type 2 ATP-grasp protein, with translation MGDLFDGYGATLTPRRSPAGVAPFDEMFAVSRGGAAGAESREAYRELYQALAQMTQEELRGRTESLASSYLAQGVTFDFAGEERPFPLDAVPRIISFDEWSRIEAGVKQRVRALEAFLDDAYGHQHCVRDGVLPARLIASSQYFYRQAAGIHSANGVRIQVSGIDLIRDENGEMRVLEDNVRVPSGVSYVISNRRVMAQTLPELFVSMRVRPVGEYPNKLLAALRASAPPGVEEPNVVVLTPGVYNSAYFEHTLLARLMGVELVEGRDLLCIGGKVFMRTTRGPKRVDVIYRRVDDDFLDPLQFRADSMLGAPGLMLAARLGNVTIANAVGNGVADDKLIYTYVPDLIRYYLAEEPILKNVDTWRLEDPGALEEVLDRLDELVVKPVDGSGGKGLVVGPDASPGELEALRHRLLADPRGWIAQPVVMLSTIPTLVEDGMRPRHADLRPFAVNDGEDVWVLPGGLTRVALPEGQLVVNSSQGGGSKDTWIVGGSAPSHVEYGQGAGLAGLVADQAATVTAAIPIIYDEQDEVTHSPQDRPRSRTEQQEQQQQAGPGVSSPSLPPRIDLGAEDAGASHALGAQMHSRAIATGKDDAC, from the coding sequence ATGGGTGACCTGTTCGACGGCTACGGTGCCACACTGACACCCCGCCGGTCGCCCGCGGGTGTCGCTCCGTTCGACGAGATGTTCGCGGTGTCGCGAGGCGGCGCGGCGGGGGCGGAGTCGCGCGAGGCCTACCGCGAGCTGTACCAGGCCCTCGCGCAAATGACCCAGGAGGAACTGCGCGGACGCACCGAGTCGCTCGCGAGCTCCTATCTCGCGCAGGGCGTGACGTTCGACTTCGCCGGCGAGGAGCGGCCCTTCCCGCTCGATGCGGTGCCGCGCATCATCTCCTTCGACGAGTGGTCGCGCATCGAGGCGGGCGTGAAGCAGCGCGTCCGCGCCCTCGAGGCGTTCCTCGACGACGCGTACGGACACCAGCACTGCGTGCGCGACGGGGTCCTGCCGGCACGCCTCATCGCGTCATCCCAGTACTTCTATCGCCAGGCCGCCGGCATCCACAGCGCCAATGGGGTGCGCATCCAGGTGTCGGGCATCGACCTGATCCGCGACGAGAACGGCGAGATGCGCGTCCTGGAGGACAACGTGCGCGTGCCCTCCGGCGTCTCCTACGTCATCTCGAACCGCCGCGTGATGGCCCAGACCCTCCCCGAGCTCTTCGTCTCGATGCGGGTGCGGCCGGTCGGCGAGTACCCGAACAAGCTCCTCGCGGCGCTGCGCGCCTCCGCCCCGCCGGGCGTCGAAGAGCCGAACGTCGTCGTGCTGACCCCGGGCGTGTACAACTCCGCCTACTTCGAGCACACCCTCCTCGCCCGCCTGATGGGCGTCGAGCTGGTCGAGGGACGCGACCTGCTCTGCATCGGCGGCAAGGTCTTCATGCGCACGACCCGCGGACCCAAGCGCGTCGACGTGATCTACCGCCGCGTCGACGACGACTTCCTCGACCCGCTGCAATTCCGCGCTGACTCGATGCTCGGCGCCCCCGGGCTGATGCTCGCCGCGCGGCTGGGCAACGTCACGATCGCCAACGCCGTGGGCAACGGGGTCGCCGACGACAAGCTCATCTACACCTACGTGCCCGACCTGATCCGCTACTACCTCGCCGAGGAGCCGATCCTGAAGAACGTCGACACCTGGCGGCTGGAGGACCCGGGCGCACTCGAGGAGGTGCTCGATCGTCTCGACGAGCTCGTCGTCAAGCCCGTCGACGGGTCGGGCGGCAAGGGGCTGGTCGTCGGGCCGGATGCGTCGCCGGGCGAGCTCGAGGCGCTCCGCCACCGCCTTCTCGCCGACCCGCGGGGATGGATCGCTCAGCCCGTCGTCATGCTCTCCACCATTCCCACTCTCGTCGAAGACGGGATGCGACCGCGGCACGCCGACCTCCGCCCGTTCGCGGTCAACGACGGGGAGGACGTCTGGGTTCTCCCCGGCGGGCTCACCCGGGTGGCGTTGCCCGAAGGGCAGCTCGTGGTCAACTCCAGCCAGGGCGGCGGATCCAAGGACACCTGGATCGTCGGCGGCTCCGCGCCGTCGCACGTGGAGTACGGGCAGGGTGCCGGTCTGGCGGGGCTCGTCGCCGACCAGGCCGCGACGGTCACCGCCGCCATCCCGATCATCTACGACGAGCAGGACGAGGTGACGCACTCGCCGCAGGACCGCCCGCGCAGCCGCACCGAGCAGCAGGAGCAGCAGCAGCAGGCGGGTCCGGGCGTTTCGTCTCCCTCTCTTCCGCCGAGAATCGATCTGGGCGCCGAGGATGCGGGTGCATCCCACGCTCTCGGAGCGCAGATGCACTCTCGCGCGATCGCCACGGGGAAGGATGACGCGTGCTGA
- a CDS encoding alpha-E domain-containing protein, producing the protein MLSRIAESLFWIGRYIERSDGTARILDVHLQLLLEDPWIDEDTACRSLLSVMGSFGPDAGGRVGRDEVLQRLAVDRMNPASIAYSISAARENARRAREIVSTELWETLNTTSARMPRRLQRDKVHEFFQWVRERAALAVGVVDSSTSRDEAWQFFTLGRSIERTDMTARLLATRSLTEASGPSWTTILRSCGAYEAYLRTYRGMPSARNAAEFLLLDRLFPRSIIYSIQLAEECMSAIDPRADRVGHSNTVLRALGRIRNDLEYRPVSEILNELPHHMQRVQKVTREASEAIKSRFFPTQAEPSWIGEIS; encoded by the coding sequence GTGCTGAGCCGCATCGCCGAATCGCTGTTCTGGATCGGGCGGTACATCGAGCGCTCCGACGGCACCGCGCGCATCCTCGACGTGCACCTCCAGCTGCTCCTCGAAGACCCGTGGATCGACGAGGACACCGCCTGCCGCTCGCTGCTGAGCGTCATGGGGTCATTCGGCCCCGACGCCGGCGGCCGCGTCGGCCGGGACGAGGTGCTGCAGCGTCTCGCCGTCGACCGGATGAACCCCGCGAGCATCGCGTACTCGATCTCCGCGGCCCGCGAGAACGCCCGCCGGGCACGTGAGATCGTCTCGACCGAGCTGTGGGAGACCCTCAACACCACCAGCGCCCGGATGCCCCGACGCCTCCAGCGCGACAAGGTGCACGAGTTCTTCCAGTGGGTGCGCGAGCGCGCCGCGCTCGCCGTCGGCGTCGTCGACTCCTCCACCAGCCGCGACGAGGCCTGGCAGTTCTTCACCCTCGGTCGCAGCATCGAGCGCACCGACATGACCGCGCGCCTGCTCGCGACGAGGTCGCTGACCGAGGCATCCGGTCCGTCCTGGACGACCATCCTGCGCTCGTGCGGTGCCTATGAGGCGTACCTGCGCACCTACCGGGGCATGCCGAGCGCGCGGAACGCCGCCGAGTTCCTGCTGCTGGACCGGCTCTTCCCCCGCTCGATCATCTACTCCATCCAGCTCGCAGAGGAGTGCATGAGCGCCATCGATCCCCGCGCAGACCGCGTGGGGCACTCCAACACCGTGCTCCGCGCGCTCGGGCGCATCCGCAACGACCTCGAGTACCGGCCGGTCAGCGAGATCCTCAACGAGCTCCCTCATCACATGCAGCGCGTGCAGAAGGTGACGCGCGAGGCATCCGAGGCGATCAAGTCGCGGTTCTTCCCCACGCAGGCCGAGCCGAGCTGGATCGGGGAGATCTCGTGA
- a CDS encoding transglutaminase family protein, translating to MKRLRIEHSTGFSYQGNVSASYNEARMLPGSTDSQFVLNSSLEIEPSTSVNHYVDYFGTRVASFDVLSPHAALQITARSLVEVRPRPIAHTPLTWHDLGDEAAASVATIEQLGQTARTRPHPEVAELARSIAAEHTHPGEAAHAISIAVGDAVEYMHGVTGVHSTASDAWIARKGVCQDITHITLGALREVGIPARYVSGYLHPRPDAEVGVAVTGESHAWVEWFAGDWHGFDPTNNIEIGDRHVLVGRGRDYNDVPPLRGVYAGPFKSHLNVKVTITREM from the coding sequence ATGAAAAGACTCCGCATCGAGCACTCGACCGGGTTCTCCTACCAGGGGAACGTCTCGGCGTCCTACAACGAGGCACGGATGCTGCCGGGCTCGACCGACAGCCAATTCGTCCTGAACTCGTCGCTGGAGATCGAACCGTCGACATCCGTCAACCACTACGTCGACTACTTCGGCACCCGGGTGGCCTCGTTCGACGTCCTCTCGCCCCACGCGGCGCTGCAGATCACCGCGCGATCGCTCGTGGAGGTGCGGCCGCGCCCGATCGCGCATACGCCCCTCACCTGGCACGATCTCGGTGACGAAGCCGCCGCGTCGGTGGCCACCATCGAACAGCTCGGCCAGACCGCGCGCACGAGGCCCCACCCCGAGGTCGCCGAGCTCGCCCGTTCCATCGCGGCCGAGCACACCCACCCCGGTGAAGCGGCGCACGCGATCTCGATCGCCGTCGGCGACGCGGTGGAGTACATGCACGGCGTCACCGGGGTGCACTCCACCGCGAGCGATGCCTGGATCGCCCGCAAGGGCGTGTGTCAGGACATCACCCACATCACCCTCGGGGCCCTCCGCGAGGTGGGGATTCCGGCGCGGTACGTCTCGGGGTACCTGCACCCCCGACCCGACGCCGAGGTGGGCGTCGCGGTCACGGGCGAGTCGCACGCCTGGGTGGAGTGGTTCGCCGGCGACTGGCACGGATTCGACCCCACGAACAACATCGAGATCGGCGACCGGCACGTCCTCGTCGGCCGCGGCCGCGACTACAACGACGTGCCACCTCTGCGGGGGGTGTACGCGGGGCCGTTCAAGAGTCACCTCAATGTGAAGGTCACGATCACCCGCGAGATGTGA
- a CDS encoding ABC transporter ATP-binding protein: MTASLTLDAVSKRFRGARTTAVSNVTLHVAAGSCTAVLGPSGSGKSTLLRMVAGLEAPDSGRVLIGGHDVAGVTAERRGVGMVFQKSMLFPHLSVLDNVAFSARVRGEARRQARARAAEFLEMVQLRGFGARRVDELSGGQEQRVAIARALAAEPAVLLLDEPFSALDPALRADMHTLLDELRLTVGPTILLVTHDRDEASRVADRIAVLDGGELQHESDVAGAYRAPSSVRVAELMGARNLIPGVVTEGVHRSDLGEIAIADAAVCGPAVLVVRQEDVQVRRPAEASPSRHPLAGPGVPGSRADDDGRAPLAIETVAPARAPGPRWTGTVESARASGARMDLTIRVTPTVLLHAEVTAAGAPRLGERVELALPAGAAHVVAA, encoded by the coding sequence ATGACCGCCTCCCTCACCCTCGATGCCGTCTCCAAGCGCTTCCGCGGCGCGCGGACGACCGCCGTGTCGAACGTCACCCTCCACGTGGCGGCCGGCTCGTGCACCGCGGTGCTCGGCCCCAGCGGATCGGGCAAGAGCACGCTGCTGCGCATGGTCGCCGGGCTCGAGGCGCCCGACAGCGGAAGGGTGCTCATCGGCGGCCACGACGTGGCCGGTGTCACCGCCGAGCGCCGGGGCGTGGGGATGGTGTTCCAGAAGTCGATGCTCTTCCCCCACCTGTCGGTGCTGGACAATGTCGCCTTCTCGGCGCGGGTGCGCGGCGAGGCGAGGCGACAGGCCCGGGCGCGCGCGGCGGAGTTCCTCGAGATGGTGCAGCTGCGCGGCTTCGGGGCGAGGCGGGTCGACGAGCTCTCAGGCGGTCAGGAGCAGCGCGTGGCGATCGCCCGCGCCCTCGCCGCCGAGCCGGCGGTGCTCCTCCTCGACGAGCCGTTCAGCGCCCTCGACCCGGCGCTGCGCGCCGACATGCACACGCTCCTCGACGAGCTGCGCCTGACCGTCGGCCCCACGATCCTGCTCGTCACCCACGACCGCGACGAGGCGTCGCGGGTCGCCGACCGCATCGCGGTCCTCGACGGCGGCGAGCTGCAGCACGAGAGCGATGTCGCCGGCGCGTATCGCGCGCCGTCCTCGGTGCGGGTCGCCGAGCTCATGGGGGCGCGGAACCTCATCCCGGGCGTCGTGACCGAGGGGGTGCATCGCAGCGACCTCGGTGAGATCGCGATCGCGGATGCCGCGGTGTGCGGCCCCGCCGTGCTCGTCGTCCGGCAGGAGGACGTGCAGGTGCGGCGTCCCGCGGAGGCGTCGCCGTCGCGGCATCCGCTCGCCGGCCCCGGCGTGCCGGGGTCGCGTGCGGATGACGACGGGCGAGCGCCCCTCGCGATCGAAACCGTCGCGCCCGCACGGGCGCCGGGCCCGCGATGGACGGGGACGGTGGAGTCGGCCCGCGCCTCCGGCGCCCGCATGGACCTCACCATCCGCGTGACCCCGACCGTGCTGCTCCACGCCGAGGTCACGGCCGCCGGTGCCCCGCGGCTCGGCGAGCGCGTCGAGCTCGCCCTACCGGCCGGTGCCGCGCACGTCGTCGCGGCCTGA
- a CDS encoding ABC transporter permease, whose amino-acid sequence MSAGPASPGSTLVASRGAGRVMRIATGILLIVWFALPFLPLVLWAGADRWSFPSPLPTEWGTRGLLAAEGFGALPAFLTSAVLAVTVAAIATPLGALAARALTFGSVPWPRAVAALLLSPIALPPFAAVLGVNVVLLRTYVPPVAGTVLVLVVLALPYTAFVMRTAYGAYDMSYEENARLLGASRRDVLLRVQVPLLAPALARAAFLAFLVAWSDYLVTVIVGAGELVTLPLVVAGAAAAVGNDAAVAVMSLAAILPPIVLLLATVSLGRRRAAPAAASTSTPATAPTAASTPERIPA is encoded by the coding sequence ATGAGTGCGGGGCCGGCATCGCCCGGATCCACCCTGGTCGCCTCGCGCGGCGCCGGTCGCGTGATGCGCATCGCCACCGGCATCCTGCTCATCGTCTGGTTCGCCCTGCCCTTCCTGCCGCTCGTGCTGTGGGCGGGCGCCGACCGCTGGTCGTTCCCCTCACCGCTTCCCACCGAGTGGGGAACTCGCGGCCTTCTCGCGGCGGAGGGGTTCGGGGCTCTGCCCGCGTTCCTCACCTCCGCCGTGCTGGCGGTGACGGTCGCCGCCATCGCCACCCCGCTCGGAGCGCTGGCCGCCCGGGCGCTCACCTTCGGCAGCGTGCCGTGGCCCCGCGCCGTCGCGGCGCTGCTCCTCTCGCCGATCGCGCTGCCGCCGTTCGCCGCGGTGCTGGGGGTCAACGTCGTCCTGCTGCGCACCTACGTGCCCCCGGTCGCCGGGACGGTGCTGGTGCTCGTCGTCCTCGCCCTCCCGTACACGGCGTTCGTGATGCGGACGGCCTACGGCGCGTACGACATGTCCTACGAAGAGAACGCGCGGCTGCTCGGGGCCTCGCGCCGCGACGTGCTGCTGCGCGTCCAGGTGCCGCTGCTGGCCCCCGCGCTCGCACGCGCGGCGTTCCTGGCGTTCCTCGTGGCGTGGAGCGACTACCTGGTCACCGTCATCGTCGGCGCGGGAGAGCTGGTGACCCTGCCCCTCGTCGTCGCCGGGGCTGCGGCCGCCGTCGGAAACGACGCCGCCGTGGCCGTGATGTCGCTCGCGGCGATCCTGCCACCCATCGTCCTGCTGTTGGCGACCGTCTCGCTCGGACGGCGACGGGCGGCACCGGCCGCCGCTAGCACGTCCACCCCGGCGACCGCGCCGACCGCTGCGTCCACCCCGGAAAGGATTCCGGCATGA
- a CDS encoding ABC transporter permease, with translation MTLTPLVARPAQSARQRRVGALMVLPAVAATVLVVGGGLGATVLQSLGLLPIVGQAELSFQAYTRDPDALWAAVGVSLWVAGASTLIAAVVGMTAAVVIVSGRWGGRVVAALGAATVTVPHLIGAAAIGLLLADGGMLSRMLGVPPEAWPAFVGGPLWAAAIAEFAWKESAFVALVVTGTLATRIARYDESAALLGAGRWQRFRRVFLPLTAPTLLICSAISFVYALASYEVSWLLGRTYPEPLPVLAVRLFQGVSLDSRPDAAAVAVVTSAIALGVVAGTFAILRRTAVWR, from the coding sequence GTGACCCTGACCCCGCTGGTCGCCCGTCCCGCGCAGTCCGCCCGGCAACGCCGGGTGGGCGCGCTGATGGTGCTTCCGGCGGTGGCGGCGACCGTGCTCGTGGTCGGCGGGGGCCTCGGCGCGACGGTGCTGCAGAGCCTGGGGCTCCTCCCGATCGTCGGGCAGGCGGAGCTGTCGTTCCAGGCCTACACCCGCGACCCCGACGCGCTCTGGGCGGCCGTCGGCGTCTCGCTCTGGGTCGCCGGGGCCTCCACCCTCATCGCCGCCGTCGTGGGCATGACGGCGGCCGTCGTGATCGTGTCGGGCCGCTGGGGCGGACGCGTCGTCGCCGCCCTCGGCGCCGCGACGGTCACGGTTCCCCATCTCATCGGCGCCGCCGCCATCGGCCTGCTGCTCGCCGACGGCGGGATGCTGTCGCGGATGCTGGGGGTGCCGCCCGAGGCCTGGCCGGCGTTCGTGGGCGGACCCCTCTGGGCCGCCGCGATCGCCGAGTTCGCGTGGAAGGAATCCGCGTTCGTCGCGCTCGTCGTGACCGGCACGCTCGCGACGCGCATCGCGCGGTACGACGAGAGCGCCGCCCTCCTCGGGGCCGGGCGATGGCAGCGGTTCCGCCGCGTGTTCCTCCCGCTCACCGCGCCGACGCTGCTCATCTGCTCGGCCATCAGCTTCGTCTACGCCCTGGCCTCGTACGAGGTGTCGTGGCTCCTCGGCCGCACCTACCCCGAGCCCCTCCCCGTGCTCGCCGTCCGGCTGTTCCAGGGGGTGTCGCTGGACTCGCGACCGGATGCGGCGGCGGTCGCCGTCGTCACCTCGGCGATCGCCCTGGGCGTCGTCGCCGGCACGTTCGCGATCCTCCGGAGAACCGCGGTGTGGCGATGA
- a CDS encoding ABC transporter substrate-binding protein encodes MNLVSHRRHLAVAAVALSALALSACSAPAAPGGTVPDSWEQVLADAEGQTVQLWMYGGDDQGNAYVDDILAPAVAEYGVSLERVPVTDTRDALNRVFTEIQAGRDDGTVDLIWVNGDNFRTGKEADAWLCGWTDLLPNMANTDPGDPLLLSDFGTEVDGCEAPWHKAQFTLVYNADTVTDVPTSMAEVLAWAEANPGRFTYPAPPDFTGSVFVREVLASVSGGADEVPVDFSQEAFDDLTPALYDRLAELAPSLWRAGDTYPANEAELGQLFADGQVDMMMTYGPATLTGLVADGTYPAGTKVLELSDGTVGNASFLGLPANSDATAGAMVVANEALSVTQQVAKAEPEVWGQFTVLDIEGLEPGDRALFDTLPASPVVPPYEVLSRNAHAELAAEWVPAIDDGWRTEVLGR; translated from the coding sequence ATGAACCTCGTATCCCATCGTCGGCATCTGGCCGTCGCCGCGGTGGCGCTCTCCGCCCTCGCCCTGTCCGCCTGCTCCGCCCCGGCCGCCCCCGGCGGCACCGTACCCGACAGCTGGGAGCAGGTGCTCGCCGACGCCGAGGGGCAGACGGTGCAGCTGTGGATGTACGGCGGCGACGACCAGGGCAACGCCTACGTCGACGACATCCTCGCTCCCGCGGTCGCCGAGTACGGCGTCTCTCTCGAGCGAGTGCCCGTCACCGACACCCGGGACGCCCTGAACCGCGTCTTCACCGAGATCCAGGCCGGGCGAGACGACGGCACCGTCGACCTCATCTGGGTCAACGGCGACAACTTCCGCACCGGGAAAGAGGCCGACGCCTGGCTCTGCGGGTGGACGGATCTGCTGCCGAACATGGCGAACACCGATCCCGGGGACCCGCTGCTGCTCTCGGACTTCGGCACCGAGGTGGACGGGTGCGAGGCCCCGTGGCACAAGGCGCAGTTCACCCTCGTCTACAACGCCGACACCGTCACCGACGTCCCCACGTCGATGGCCGAGGTGCTCGCGTGGGCCGAGGCGAACCCCGGGCGCTTCACCTACCCCGCGCCGCCGGACTTCACCGGTTCGGTCTTCGTTCGCGAGGTGCTCGCGAGCGTGTCGGGAGGCGCCGACGAGGTGCCCGTCGACTTCTCGCAGGAGGCGTTCGACGATCTCACCCCGGCACTGTACGACCGGCTCGCCGAGCTCGCGCCGAGCCTCTGGCGCGCCGGCGACACCTACCCCGCGAACGAGGCCGAACTCGGCCAGCTCTTCGCCGACGGCCAGGTCGACATGATGATGACCTACGGCCCCGCGACCCTCACCGGACTGGTCGCCGACGGCACGTACCCCGCCGGCACGAAGGTGCTCGAGCTCTCCGACGGGACCGTCGGCAACGCCAGCTTCCTGGGCCTGCCCGCGAACTCCGACGCGACCGCCGGCGCCATGGTGGTCGCCAACGAGGCCCTGTCGGTGACCCAGCAGGTCGCCAAGGCCGAGCCCGAGGTCTGGGGGCAGTTCACCGTCCTCGACATCGAGGGGCTCGAACCCGGGGACCGGGCGCTGTTCGACACTCTGCCGGCCTCGCCGGTCGTACCGCCGTACGAGGTGCTGTCGCGGAACGCCCACGCCGAGCTCGCCGCCGAGTGGGTGCCCGCCATCGACGACGGGTGGCGCACGGAGGTGCTCGGCCGGTGA